One Papaver somniferum cultivar HN1 chromosome 10, ASM357369v1, whole genome shotgun sequence genomic window carries:
- the LOC113315940 gene encoding F-box/kelch-repeat protein At3g23880-like, which translates to MELPVNIMLDILTRLPTESVLESKFVLKTWRDIVRHPSFSQKHSNRLLSSVDDSEKACYVEYSENNDTPTRTRRINLPPEFNCYTFVGSWNGLICLHNIGVFVIWNPITKEHAALSGFTLKCVYHGFGYLASTNEYKVVRINDPEPNSPNSLEIEVYSLGSGNGWRNVGKLNSRISSARIGVLANGALHWI; encoded by the coding sequence ATGGAACTCCCAGTAAACATCATGCTAGACATCTTAACACGTTTACCCACCGAATCGGTTTTGGAATCCAAATTTGTATTGAAAACTTGGAGAGATATTGTTCGTCATCCATCCTTTTCTCAAAAGCATTCAAATCGTCTCTTATCTTCCGTTGATGATTCGGAAAAAGCCTGCTATGTTGAATACAGTGAGAATAATGACACACCCACTAGAACTAGAAGGATCAATTTACCCCCTGAATTCAATTGTTATACCTTTGTGGGTTCCTGGAACGGGTTAATCTGTCTTCATAATATTGGTGTGTTTGTTATTTGGAACCCCATTACTAAAGAGCACGCTGCTCTTTCAGGGTTTACATTAAAGTGCGTGTACCATGGTTTTGGTTACCTTGCTTCAACTAATGAGTATAAAGTTGTTAGAATAAATGATCCAGAACCCAATTCACCCAATTCTTTAGAAATCGAGGTATACAGTCTAGGCAGTGGCAATGGATGGAGAAATGTTGGAAAACTCAACTCTAGAATTAGCTCTGCAAGAATAGGTGTCCTTGCAAACGGAGCTCTTCATTGGATATGA